In the Nerophis ophidion isolate RoL-2023_Sa linkage group LG19, RoL_Noph_v1.0, whole genome shotgun sequence genome, one interval contains:
- the LOC133537831 gene encoding olfactory receptor 10J4-like — protein sequence MEAEFNGTFITLGGFVEIDKYRYLYFFILLILYILILCSNCTIVCLIWIHGDLHEPMYIFIAALSLNSLLFCTASYPKLFIDVLSQKQIISHSVCMFQYFVLYSIGISDFLLLSAMSFDRYVSICKPLQYPTIMGKRTVIVLLTVAWSLPACEVVVATVINYKQKLCEFKTNDIFCNNSILKLHCVRSTILIFYGVFISMTAVVVPVTFILFTYIKIFIVTYHSGAKVRKRAAETCLPHLIVLSIFLGLSFFDVIITSLESKLLNHVRFIMTLQILVYNPLFNPIIYGVKMKEIWKYIQRLFYQLVNKRI from the coding sequence ATGGAAGCTgaattcaatggaacatttataaCTCTTGGTGGCTTTGTAGAAATTGACAAGTATAGATATCTTTACTTTTTCATCTTGTTGATATTATATATTCTCATCCTCTGCTCTAACTGCACCATTGTATGTCTGATCTGGATCCACGGGGACCTTCATGAGCCTATGTACATTTTCATTGCTGCTTTGTCACTCAACTCTCTTTTGTTTTGCACTGCTAGCTACCCTAAACTTTTCATTGATGTTTTGTCTCAAAAACAGATTATTTCTCATTCTGTTTGTATGtttcaatattttgttttgtattCAATAGGTATTTCAGACTTCTTACTGCTGTCAGCCATGTCTTTCGACAGGTATGTTTCTATCTGCAAACCTCTGCAGTATCCAACTATCATGGGAAAAAGAACTGTCATTGTTCTCTTGACTGTGGCCTGGTCTTTACCTGCATGTGAGGTTGTAGTGGCAACTGtgattaattacaaacaaaaactctGTGAATTTAAaacaaatgacattttttgtaacAATTCAATTCTCAAGCTTCATTGTGTAAGGTCAACAATTCTTATATTTTATGGTGTGTTCATCTcaatgactgctgttgttgttccTGTGACGTTCATCCTTTTTACATACATAAAGATATTTATTGTAACTTATCACAGTGGTGCAAAAGTCAGGAAAAGGGCTGCAGAGACATGTTTACCTCACCTGATTGTTTTATCCATCTTCCTTGGTTTAAGTTTCTTTGATGTAATCATAACGTCTTTGGAATCAAAGCTTTTAAATCATGTACGTTTTATAATGACTTTACAAATACTTGTGTATAATCCTCTGTTTAATCCAATTATTTATGGAGTGAAAATGAAAGAAATCTGGAAATACATCCAGAGATTGTTTTATCAACTGGTGAACAAAAGAATATGA
- the LOC133538111 gene encoding gamma-crystallin M3-like, with the protein MGRIIFYEERNFQGRSYECMSDCSDMSSYLSRCQSCRVESGCFMVYERPNFTGNQHFMRRGEYADSMSMVGMRDCIKSCRMIPTHRGKFRIKIFEEENMSGRSNELQEDCENIMDRLRMSDCMSCQVMEGHWLLFEQPHFRGRMMYLRPGEYRSFREMGMSGTHFMSMRRIMDSCN; encoded by the exons ATGGGCAGG ATCATTTTCTACGAGGAGAGGAACTTCCAGGGCCGCTCTTATGAGTGCATGAGCGACTGCTCCGACATGTCCTCCTACCTGAGCCGGTGCCAGTCCTGCCGAGTGGAGAGCGGCTGCTTCATGGTCTACGAGCGTCCCAACTTCACGGGCAACCAGCATTTCATGAGGAGGGGCGAGTACGCCGACTCCATGAGCATGGTCGGGATGAGGGACTGCATCAAGTCCTGCCGCATGATCCCCACG CACAGAGGCAAGTTCAGGATTAAGATCTTCGAAGAGGAGAACATGAGCGGTCGGTCCAACGAGCTGCAGGAGGACTGCGAGAACATCATGGACCGTCTGCGCATGAGCGACTGCATGTCCTGCCAGGTGATGGAGGGCCACTGGCTGCTGTTCGAGCAACCCCACTTCCGCGGCAGGATGATGTACCTGAGGCCCGGCGAGTACCGCAGCTTCAGGGAGATGGGCATGAGCGGCACCCATTTCATGAGCATGAGACGCATCATGGACTCTTGCAACTGA
- the LOC133537832 gene encoding olfactory receptor 6N2-like: MDAEFNGTFINLGGFIEMDKYRYLYFVIFLTLYIIILCTNGTILCLIWIHRDLHEPMYIFIAALSFNSLLFSTAFYPKLFIDVLSQKQIISHSACLFQYHLYYSLGISDFLLLSAMAYDRYVSICKPLHYPTIMGKRTVIVLLSLAWLLPACELAVATVVSSQQKLCDFTTKGIFCNNTFFKLHCVKSKFLDIYGLLIMINAVVVPVMFIFFTYIKIFIITYHSCVEVRKKAAETCLPHLMVLFIFLCLVLFDVIIARMELHIPKGVQLIMTLQILVYSPLFNPIIYGVKMKEIWKHIKRLFCLVNKII; the protein is encoded by the coding sequence ATGGATGCTgaattcaatggaacatttataaATCTTGGTGGCTTTATAGAAATGGACAAGTATAGATATCTTTACTTTGTCATCTTCTTGACATTATATATTATCATCCTCTGCACTAACGGCACCATTTTATGTCTAATCTGGATTCACAGGGACCTTCATGAGCCTATGTACATTTTCATTGCTGCTTTGTCATTCAACTCTCTCTTGTTTAGCACTGCTTTCTACCCAAAACTTTTCATTGATGTTTTATCTCAAAAACAGATAATTTCTCATTCTGCTTGTCTGTTTCAATATCATCTTTACTATTCATTAGGTATTTCAGACTTCTTACTGTTGTCAGCCATGGCTTATGACAGGTATGTGTCTATCTGCAAACCTCTGCATTATCCAACTATCATGGGGAAAAGAACTGTTATTGTCCTCTTGTCTTTGGCCTGGTTACTACCTGCATGTGAGCTTGCAGTGGCAACTGTGGTTAGTTCTCAACAAAAACTCTGTGATTTTACAACAAAAGGAATTTTTTGTAACAATACATTTTTCAAGCTTCACTGTGTAAAATCAAAATTCCTTGATATTTATGGTTTGCTTATCATGATAAATGCTGTGGTTGTTCCtgtgatgttcatattttttaCGTACATAAAGATATTCATAATAACTTATCACAGTTGTGTAGAAGTGAGAAAAAAAGCTGCAGAGACATGTTTACCTCACCTAATGGTTTTATTCATTTTCCTTTGTTTAGTTTTATTTGATGTGATCATAGCTCGAATGGAATTACATATTCCAAAAGGTGTACAGTTAATAATGACTTTACAAATACTTGTGTACAGTCCTCTGTTCAATCCAATCATATATGGAGTGAAAATGAAGGAAATCTGGAAACACATCAAGAGATTGTTTTGTCTGGTAAACAAAATAATATGA